A stretch of DNA from Catenulispora acidiphila DSM 44928:
CGCGAACGCCAACGCGCTCGTCAGCAGCGGCCTGGCCGCCAAGGGCTACAAGACCGTCACGGTCGACGACTGCTGGATGGCCTCCTCCCGCGACTCCGGCGGCACCCTGGTCGCCAACTCCACGAAGTTCCCCCACGGCATGGCCTGGCTCGGCAGCTACCTGCACAGCAAAGGCCTGAACTTCGGCATCTACGAAGACGCCGGCTCCTCCACCTGCGGCGGCTATCCCGGCAGCGGCCAACCCCAAGGCGGCGGCGCGGACCACTTCGCGCATGACGCCGCGACCTTCGCCTCCTGGGGTGTGGACTACCTGAAGCTCGACGGCTGCAACGTCTACATCCCGAGCGGGGAAAGCACCGAGCAGGCGTACCACAACGCCTACACCGCCGAGTCGACCGCGCTGGCGAACGCCGGCCGCCCGATCGTGTTCTCCGAGTCCGCGCCCGCGTACTTCCAGAGCGGCGAGTGGGGCAATCCCACCTGGTTCGACGTCCTGGGCTGGGTCGGCCAGCTCGGGCAGCTGTGGCGCGAAGGGTACGACATCGCCACGTACAACAGCGGCAACCCCACCGCCAGCCGCTGGTCCTCGGTGATGTCCAACTACGGCTACAACCGCTGGATCGCCCGCTACGCCCACCCCGGCAACTGGAACGACCCCGACTTCCTCATCGCCGGCGACCCTGGCCTGACCGCTGAGGAGTCCCGCAGCCAGGTCGCCTTGTGGGCGATGATGAACGCCCCGATGATCCTGTCCTCGGACGTCGCCAACCTCAGCGCCGACGGCCTGGCCGCCCTGGGCAACACCGACCTGATCGCCCTGGACCAGGACAGCGCGGGCCGCCAGGCAGGCGTGGTCTCCACCAACGGCACCACCGACGTCCTGGCCAAGCCGCTGGCCAACGGCGACCGCGCCGTAGCGGTCCTGAACCGCGGCAGCGCGTCGCAGAACGTGTCGACCACCCTGGCCTCGATCGGCCTGCCCAACTGCACGGCCAGCGCCAAGAACCTGTGGACCGGCACCACCACGACCAGCAGCACCCTGACCGCGACCATCCCCGCCCACGGCACCGCCATCTGGCGCCTGGCCCCCTCCGCCGGCTGCGCAGCCGCAGTGCCGACCGGCGAGATCGTCGGCAACGGCGCCAAGTGCGTGGACGTCACCGGCAGCGGCACCGCCAACGGCACGGCGGCGATCCTGTACACCTGCACCGGCAACGCGAACCAGTCCTGGACGCGCCCCGGCAACAGCAGCATCCAGACCCTCGGCAAGTGCCTCACTGCCAACGGCACCACGGCGGGCAGCACGGTCGTGATCTCCGCCTGCATCGGCGCCAGTGCACAGCAGTGGACGGCGCAGGCTGACGGGACGGTCGCGAACGGCGCGTCCGGCCTGTGCCTGGACGTCTACGGCGGCGGCAGCGCCGACGGCACGAAGCTGGACACCTGGACGTGCGGCAGCCACCAGGCGAACCAGACCTGGGCGATGCCGAGCTGAGACACCGCGGCGCGGCGGGGGATCTGCTGTCCCCGCCGCGCCCTATGCCTCTGCGTCACCGCTGCCCGACTGTGCCCGCTGTGGTGTCCTTACTCTTCCTCTTGCCCTCTAACTCTTCTAACTCCTTCTCTTACCGCGTTCCCTGCTCCCGCTGTCCCGCATCCGGCACCCTCCCACCGGGCACGCGCGCCGCCGCCGCACCATCACGTTCTCTCGCCGCCGCAGCGCTATCCCGTTCTCGGGCCGCCGCCGCCAACTCCCCCCGCAGCGAAGCCGCCATCAACTCAGCTTCCCGCCTTGCCTCACGCTCGGCCGCCAGCGCTGCCGCGTCCTGCTGCCACCTTGCCGACACCTGCTCCATCTGCGCGGCAGCACCCTCCGCCGCGGCTTCGGCGCGCGCCGCACGCTCAGCCTCAGCCTGCCGGGCCGTCGCCTCCCGATCGGCACGTTCGCTCTCCGTGACCCGGGCAGCGTGCGCGGACTCCGCATCAGCTCTCGCACTCTGGATCTGCGCGGTCAGCCCGGCACGCAGCGCCTCCAACTCCGCCGCCGCACGCTGCGCCACCGCCTGTGCCTCGGCAGCCGAGGCAGCAGCCTTGCCTTCCGCCGCGGCGATCTGCGCATCAGCGGCCTGACGCACCAGCTCGGCCTGCTCACGCGCCGCCTGCAACTGCAACGCCGCCTCGGCCCGCGTCCGATCCGCCAACTCCGCGGCCTCGGCAGCATCCCTGCGCGCCGCCTCAACCTCGCGCCGTGCCTGCTCCCGCATCCCCGCGATCGCAGCCTCGCCCTGCTCGCGCACACGCGCCAGCTCCTCGGCCGCGTCCTGCCTCAGCGTGTGCTCCTGCTCGGCGTGGGCGACAACCGCCGCGTCCAACGCCTCCCGCGCCACCTCGGCATCAGCCCCGGCCTGCTCAGCACGCGCATTCGCCGCCTGCCCGGCGACTTCGGCTTCGGCGCGCCGCGCAGCTTCGGCCGCAGCCACCTGCTCGGCAGCGGTCACCCGCGCCGCAGCATCCAACTCGACCGAGCGCACCTGCCGCTCGACGTTCTCCGGGTCGGTGATGGCCTCAGCCCGCTCCAACCACAAATCGACCTGCGCCCCCAACTGCCGCAACGTCGCCGCCACCGACACCCCGGACGCCTCGAACCCGGCGCGCGCCGCCGTCACCGGCATCCCGCCACCGACCGAGCCCCCCACACCACCGCCCGCGCCGATACCGAGCCCGCCGCTTCCGAACGCCCCGCCCCCGAACCCTCCGCCGGCGCCGCTTCCCATCCCGGCCCGGGCGCCACCCGCAACCCCGCCGGCGTCTCCCGCCGCACCCCCGACAGCGGCGGCGGCCTCAGCTCGAGCAGCAGCCTTGCGCGCCCGATTGAACGTCACGGCATTGTGCCCGGGGTCGTCGCAGTATTCATGCCGCCGCCCCCGGCTTCCGGGCAGCGTCTCCTTCACCGGCCGCGAACACCGCCCCAGCCGCTCGAACTTGCACAACGGCCGCCCACCGCCACTCAACTCATCGCTCACGCCCCCATCCTCCCGGACCGCGCGCCCCACTCTCACCCGCCACACCGCGCATCCCGTCACACCGCGCATCGGTCTGGCTGCCCCAAGGTCAGGCGTGCATGACCGCCTGGTACAGAGCCAGCATTCTCTCGGCCTGTGGCTCCCAGGTGAATCGCGTCGCCTCGGGTCCGTCGGCTTCGTAGACGGCGGTGTACCGTTCCCGGTTCTCGAATACCTTCCGCAGCGCCGCCGCGGCGCTTTGAGCGTCACCTGCCACGAACACCTCGCCGTTTCCCATCTCGCCGACAAGGCCTGACATGGCTTTCACGTCGCTGACCACGATCGGCAGCCGCGCGTTCAGGTACGACCAGAACTTCGTTGTGACGGTCAATTCCTGGTGCGGAGTGTGCAGGAACGGCTCCACGCCCACTGTTGCAGTGGCCAGATACGCCGTCAGCTCCTGGACCGGCACGTAGTCGAGCAGGTGCAGGCGCTCCCCGCAGTCCAGCGATTCCGCCAGACCTACCAGGTCAGCCACATGCCCTTGGCGCGAGCCGACGAGCATGGCGAAGTGCGCGTGGCTCATTCCCGGCTCCGCCAGCGCCCGCACGATCGCATCCAGACCGCGGACCGGCGCGACCATGCCCGCGTGCACGATCAGGGGCACGTCGGCGTCCAGCTCCAAGTCACCGCGGACACCCGGCACTTCCTCGCCCACGCCGACCAGCGTCGAGCGTTCGGGCATGTTGTTGACCACGGTCGGCACCGTCGAGAGCTGATAACACTCGGCCATCGCGGTGGCGATGTGCTCCGCCGCCGCACAGACACCGTCGACCAGCGGCAGATAGCGGCGTTCCTCGCCGGCCATGACGACATGCCAGCTGGCGTCGCCGTGCCGGATCTCGCCGGGGAAGAACTCGTGGGCGTCGTAGACCAGCTTGACGTCGCGGCCTCTGGAGCGGGCCCGCACCACCGCGCGGGCTGCGACACCCAGCATGTCCGCGTCGTTGGCGTGGATGAGGTCCGGCTCCAGCTCGTCGATGACTGGACCGAAGGAATCCTCGAAGTCGACCAGCCGCGGCTGGGCATCCCACGCCGGAGAGTCGCCGCCGATCCGGGCCAACAACAGGCGCAGACCACTGTTCGGATCAGTTTTGCTGCGCGCGACGTTGCGATCAAACGCCTGCTTGCGAGCCGCCACCCAGTAGCCGAGACCGCGAGTCGCAGCAGCGCGGACGGCATAGTCCGACCGCAACCCAGCCGCAATGATCGGACTAACCGAACCAGACGCCAGCCGCTGCTCCAGCCGCTCCCGCTCCATCGCACTGTTCTCCTGCCGCATCCGCTGCCGCCGATGCTTCACCCTGCTGACCTCCCGCGACCGATAAGCAAAGAACCCACCCACCCCCCGCCGCGGATGCGACGCCCGATACCGCGTCGCCGTCATCACCTCAGCCGCGCGAACAACAGTCGCCCCACCCAGCCCATACTCCTCACGCCCCCCACCAGGCGACCGCCCAACCAAAAACGTCTCCCACCCCCCAGCCGCCGCCGACCGAGCCTCCTTCTGCACCCGCGAATCACCATCCACAAAATTCCCCACAAGCATCACCACCCGCCCCAGCCCACCACCAAAGGACCCCTCACCCGCAAACTCCCGCAACACTCGATCTCCCGCCCCACTGCTCGCACGGAACACATTCATGCGTTGCACGCATTCGACGGCCCACCGGTTGCATCACTCACAGCGTTCGAATGCGCGCACACCCCGCGCGTCCGGCAGCGGACGGCAAGCTCGCCTCCCCAAGAGTTGCGCGTCGCGTCACCATTTCATTACCTTGCAAACCAGGTAATGCAACGCAACTCTGTAAACCTATGCAAGAAAACCGACTCCGCATAATGCTTCTTATGCGGAGTAGCAGGCTGGATTGAATGACCCGGCGCGAGGAGTACGGCGGCAGGCGCTGGCATGAGCGGAGTCTTGCGAGACTGGCCCCGTGACCCTTCCCGCCGGCAAGCTCACAGCGCTGTTACTGGCTGTCGGCTGCCTTGCCGCGTGCGGCGACTCAGGTAACTACCGCACCTATCACGGTGATGTCGGGACGAACGACGTCCAGGGAACCTGGACCGCAGGCTGCGGCGGGACGATTGAGCTCAAGCCCGGTGGCGGCGCCTCGCTGACGAACGTTCCGTCCTACAACGAGCAGGAGAAGTTCACTGACGCGAATGTTCTCTACTCGGGTGACGCACGCTGGACCATCTCCGAAGGGTCTGGTTGGAAGTCCGACACGAATCCGCCGACTCTGGACCTCGTGATCCGGAACTTCAGCAGTCCCCTGCAGTTCGCAACGGTCAAGGGCAAGCTCAGCCTGGCCCTGGACATCGGTCCTCTGGACAAGGACACCTACTGCAAATACTCGCGATCCGCCTGAGCCAGCAGGTAGTTGGTCTTGGGACGAGGCTCCCAAGGGGGTCACGACGCCGGCGTCGTCGGTGCGCTCACCTGATCCGATGCCAGTTCCGCGAGCTCAGCCACGAGGTGAACGCTGCTTCCCAGATCCTGGAAGCCGAGCTCGCGGCTGATTGCGGCCATGCGCTCCAGGTCGCCGGTCTGGGTCGTCACCTCGAGGAGGCCGGGGCGCTCGGCGGCCAGTCGCCGCAGTTGTGCCGCCTTCATCGCCAGGCCCAGACCGTGGCCGCGATGGCCGCGTACTACGGCGGTGTAGTGCTGGATACCGAGCTCGGGTTGAGCCCGGAAAATGTAGAGATCTGTCATGCCCGCCACCTCGCCGCTTTCCTCGTGGACGGCGGCGACCGCCCAGATCTCAGTGCCGGATTCGGCAGCCTCGGCCTCCACGGCGCGGACGAGTTCGGGGGTCCAGTCCGGCTCACGGGTATCGAGCCCGCTCACCTGGTCGCTGATTGCGCGGCGGGCCATCGCGTATGACGCCAGGAGCTCCTCCGGTGCGGCTCCTGTCCACGCCGCCATGCGGTAGCCCAGGGGATCCGGCACGTCCCAGCGGCCGGGCTCGGTCTCGGCGAGCCGCAGCCGCTGGTTGACGAAACGCGAAGCGGGCCTCATTCCCATAGCGACGCACCAGGCCTCGAAGCCGCTGCCGGAGGGCACCGTCCCGAGCACCTGCGACCGGCCGATGGTCCGCAGCTCAGGTATCAGAGCATCGGCGAAGCGGCGGCCCCTCCCACGCCGACGCAGATCCGGCCGGATCCGCACCTGGACGACGATCAGTTGCTCCTTGTCCCGGGGCAGATGCAGCCAGGCGGCGGCGACCATCTCCCCGGCCTCCCGGGCCAGCCACAGCTGCCGCTCGACCTCCGGCTCCGCGACAGGATCGCGGAGTTGCGCCAAGAGCAGCCGGCTCACATGTGGCCCGTCGGGGCGGTCGAAGAGATCGATCGCTTCGAGCAGTTCGGCGACCTCCTCGATTTCGTGATCGGCAGCCGACCGTGCATCGAAGCGCTCGAAGTCCATACCGCCTTCCTACCAAGGTCGGAGACTTCTTTGCTACCAGGTGTCTCAGGACCGGGATGAGGACGTGCCGGTGCTGGAGCGGTTCGCGCGGATCTCGTCGTGGTGGGTTGAGGCCCAGTGGATCAGTTGGGTGACGATCTCATGGAGGCCGTGGCTGAGGGGGGTTAAGGCGTACTCCACGCGTGGGGGGACTTCGGCGTGGGGGGTGCGGGTGAGGAGGCCGTCTTCGTGGAGGTGGCGGAGGGTGTGGGTGAGCATGCGTTGGGAGATGCCGGGGATTTGGCGGTGGAGGTCGGTGTAGCGCAGGGGACTGTCGGCGAGGACGGCGATGATCAGCATGCTCCATTTGTCGCCGACGCGGTCGAGTACCTGGCGGATGAAGGCCATCTGGTCCGCGGGGATGCTCGCGCACGGCCCGATCGCGGACGCCATCTCCATATCGGTGCTGTCCTGCATGGCGCCCATTCCTCTCCGTCGCGCACACCGCTGTGCCTTTTGTAACGCTTCCAATACTGGCGCATCATGGCGTTACGAACAAATGAGAGGAATTGCAGGTCAGGACGTGGATCCGCCCGGCGCGCGCCGCTGGTGTGGAAGGTCAAGGCTGAGCCAGGGCCAGGTCTGCTCGTCGTCATCGTTCAACCGTCACTGCCGTAGTAGTTGAAGGAGTACACCCATGTCCAAAGTGATCGCTGTCCTGGGCGCCGGCCAAGGTCTCGGCACCTCGATCGCCCGACGCTTCGCCGCCGAGGGCTTCCGCATCGCCCTGGTGGCGCGCCGCAAGGAACGCCTCGATGCCCTGGTCGACGAGCTCAGCGCCGGGGGCATCGAAGCGGTCGGCTTCACCGCCGACCTGTCCGCGCCGGAGGAGATCCCTACCCTGATGCAGGCGATCCGCGAGCGGTTCGGCCAGATCGACGTGATCGAATACGGCCCGATCCCCGGCAGCCACTTCACCCCGGCCGCCGAGCTGCGACCGGACGCCCTGGCCCAGGACATCCCGCTGCTCCTGCTCACACCCCTGGCAATCGTCCAAGCCGTACTCGCCGAATGGAAGCAGCGCGGCGACGGCGCCTTCCTGATGACCACCGGCGCCACCGCCGTCCACCCCATGCCCTACTGGAGCGGCGTCGGCCCGCTGATGGCCGCCGCCCGCAACTGGCTGTACTCCCTCAACGGCGAACTCGCCCCCGCGGGCATCTACGCCGGCACCCTGTCCATCGCCGCCTTCATCACCGGCAGCGAAGCAGCGCAGGCAGCCGCCACCGACCCCAAGGCGGCATCCTTCCCCGTCGTCGACCCAGCCGACCTCGCCGATCTCTACTGGGACATGTACGCCAAGCGCGACCGCGTCGAGGAGGTCCACCCCGACCTCAAGACCAGCTGACAGGCGGACTCGCCGAAAATATGTAGACCGGTCCATTGACTAAAACTAGACCGGTCTACATATTATGGAGGCGTCCGCGAAGCACGGCCGACGGAGGAGAGACATGAAGATCCATCACTTGAACTGCGGGTCGGTCCGGGAGATCGAGCGCACCTATGAAGGGCCGGCGGCGGCGCATGCGGTGAACCACTGTCTGCTGCTGGAGACCGATGGCGATGGGTTGGTGCTGGTGGAGACGGGGTTGGGGCTCGTTGACATCGCTGATCCAGACGGGGTGCTCGGTGCTGGGTGGGTTAAGGCATCGCAGCCTGTGTTGGCGGAGCAGGAGACTGCGATTCGGCAGGTCGAAGGGCTTGGGTTCGGTGCCGGGGATGTGCGGCACATCTTCCTCAGCCACTTGGACGTCGACCACTGCGGTGGGCTGCCGGACTTCCCCGAGGCGCAGGTTCACCTGCTGCGTGCCGAGCTGGAGGCCGCGCTGGCGCAGGCGCCGAGTGCCCGCTACCGGCCTGCGCACTGGGAGCACGGGCCGAAGTGGGTTCAGTATGCGCCCGAGGCCAATGATCAGTGGTTCGGGTTCAGCGCGCAGCAGGCCGAGGGGTTGTCGGAGGAGATCCTGATGGTTCCGCTCGGCGGTCACACCGAGGGACACACCGGTATCGCCGTGCGCGACGGCGACGACTGGCTGCTGCACTGCGGCGATGCCTACTACTACCACCGCGAACTCGACGACGAGCCGGAACCGCATCCGCTGCTCAACTGGGTGCAGACCACGTACGAGACCCACCACGACCTGCGGCTCGGCACCCAGGCCCGGCTACGCGAACTGGTCCGCGCCCACGGTGACCAGGTCACGCTCATCGCCGCGCACGACCCGTGGGAGTTCGCGCGCCTCCAGCAGCTCCAGCAGCCGCGGGGCAGCGAGCGCCGCGTTGCGAAAATATAGAGACCGGTCTATTTTGACGTGATGGGCGAGAAAGGCACGCAAACACGAGACTCCCTCCTGGACGCCACCCAGGACCTGATCGAGACCGCGGGCTACTTCGGCACCGGCCTCAACACCGTGATCGCAGCAGCCGGAGCACCCCGGGGCTCGCTCTACTTCCACTTCCCCGGCGGCAAGGACCAGCTGGTCACCGAAGCGCTGCGGCGCGGCGGGCAGGAAGTCAGCGCCCTCATGCGCGAGGTCGCCGAAGCCGCGCCGGACACCGCCGCCGCCGTCACCGGCCTGCTGGACGCACTGGCCGACCGGCTGGAAGCCTCCAGCTGGCGCAAAGGCTGCCCGGTGGCGACCGTGGCCCTGGACATCTCCGCATCCAGCGACACCCTGCGCGAGGTGTGCAGCGACATCTACCGCAGCTGGGAAAGCGCGCTCGCCGCACGCCTGAGCGCCGACGGCCACCCGACGCCGGACGACACCGCCACCGCGATCCTCGCCCTCATCGAAGGCGCCTTGCTGCTCGCCCGCGTCCACCAGCAGCGCGAACCCTTGGAGCGCGTCAAGCGCGTCGTCGCCACGCTGCTGTAGCCGAGGGCTCAGCTCGCACGGCGCCACAGGGACGAGTCGCGCGGCAAAAATATGCAGACCGATCTACTGATTGAGAAGGAGGACCATGCCCGACACGATCGTCTTCGGCGCCACCGGCTTCATCGGCCGCCCCCTCGTCCGCGAACTCCTGGCGCGCGGACACCACGTCGCCGCCGCGGTCCGCGACGCCCGCACATCCGGCGACCGCCTCACAGCCTGGCTCGCCGACCACCACACCGACACCACCCACCTGACCATCGTCGAAGCCGACATCACCACCGAGCACCTCGGCATACCCCCCGACACCCTCGCCGGCATCCGCGACGTCTACAACACCGCCGGCCGCTACGCCTTCGGCCTCACCGCCGCCGAAGCCAAAGCCGCCAACGTCACCGGCGCGCGCCACGTCGTGCAATGGGCCGCGGCACGCCCGAACCTGCGCCGCCTGGTCCACATCAGCGGCTACCGCGTCTCCGGCGCCGACAGCCCGCCGCCGGACTACCGCAAACTCGGCGCGTATGAGGCCTCGAAGATCGAAGGGGACGCGGTCGTGCGCACCCGCGCCCGCGAACTCGGCGTGCCGCTGACCATCGCCAACCCCAGCACTGTCATCGGCGAAGGCCAGTACATCGGTCTGGCCACGATGGTCGCCGACCTGTGGCACGGCCGCCTGCCGGCGCTGCCGGGCGGCCGCGACGTGTTCGTGCCCGTCGTCACCCTCGACCACCTCGTCCAGGTCCTGGCGAACATCCCCGAGCACGAGGCCACCGCCGGGCAGGCGTACTGGATCCTGGACGACACCACCCCGAACCTGCCCGACCTCATAAGGCATATCGCAGATCACCTCGGCGTGAAGGCACCGAAACGCTCCATCCCGGTCGGGCTGCTCCGAA
This window harbors:
- a CDS encoding ricin-type beta-trefoil lectin domain protein — translated: MSTPRPTPRRFAVAALACTLAALPLTSSTAHATPTPPPSTAHTATAASTAATLAATPPMGWNDWAHYQCSVDESTVVANANALVSSGLAAKGYKTVTVDDCWMASSRDSGGTLVANSTKFPHGMAWLGSYLHSKGLNFGIYEDAGSSTCGGYPGSGQPQGGGADHFAHDAATFASWGVDYLKLDGCNVYIPSGESTEQAYHNAYTAESTALANAGRPIVFSESAPAYFQSGEWGNPTWFDVLGWVGQLGQLWREGYDIATYNSGNPTASRWSSVMSNYGYNRWIARYAHPGNWNDPDFLIAGDPGLTAEESRSQVALWAMMNAPMILSSDVANLSADGLAALGNTDLIALDQDSAGRQAGVVSTNGTTDVLAKPLANGDRAVAVLNRGSASQNVSTTLASIGLPNCTASAKNLWTGTTTTSSTLTATIPAHGTAIWRLAPSAGCAAAVPTGEIVGNGAKCVDVTGSGTANGTAAILYTCTGNANQSWTRPGNSSIQTLGKCLTANGTTAGSTVVISACIGASAQQWTAQADGTVANGASGLCLDVYGGGSADGTKLDTWTCGSHQANQTWAMPS
- a CDS encoding glycosyltransferase is translated as MKHRRQRMRQENSAMERERLEQRLASGSVSPIIAAGLRSDYAVRAAATRGLGYWVAARKQAFDRNVARSKTDPNSGLRLLLARIGGDSPAWDAQPRLVDFEDSFGPVIDELEPDLIHANDADMLGVAARAVVRARSRGRDVKLVYDAHEFFPGEIRHGDASWHVVMAGEERRYLPLVDGVCAAAEHIATAMAECYQLSTVPTVVNNMPERSTLVGVGEEVPGVRGDLELDADVPLIVHAGMVAPVRGLDAIVRALAEPGMSHAHFAMLVGSRQGHVADLVGLAESLDCGERLHLLDYVPVQELTAYLATATVGVEPFLHTPHQELTVTTKFWSYLNARLPIVVSDVKAMSGLVGEMGNGEVFVAGDAQSAAAALRKVFENRERYTAVYEADGPEATRFTWEPQAERMLALYQAVMHA
- a CDS encoding N-acetyltransferase translates to MDFERFDARSAADHEIEEVAELLEAIDLFDRPDGPHVSRLLLAQLRDPVAEPEVERQLWLAREAGEMVAAAWLHLPRDKEQLIVVQVRIRPDLRRRGRGRRFADALIPELRTIGRSQVLGTVPSGSGFEAWCVAMGMRPASRFVNQRLRLAETEPGRWDVPDPLGYRMAAWTGAAPEELLASYAMARRAISDQVSGLDTREPDWTPELVRAVEAEAAESGTEIWAVAAVHEESGEVAGMTDLYIFRAQPELGIQHYTAVVRGHRGHGLGLAMKAAQLRRLAAERPGLLEVTTQTGDLERMAAISRELGFQDLGSSVHLVAELAELASDQVSAPTTPAS
- a CDS encoding winged helix-turn-helix transcriptional regulator, translated to MGAMQDSTDMEMASAIGPCASIPADQMAFIRQVLDRVGDKWSMLIIAVLADSPLRYTDLHRQIPGISQRMLTHTLRHLHEDGLLTRTPHAEVPPRVEYALTPLSHGLHEIVTQLIHWASTHHDEIRANRSSTGTSSSRS
- a CDS encoding SDR family NAD(P)-dependent oxidoreductase; translated protein: MSKVIAVLGAGQGLGTSIARRFAAEGFRIALVARRKERLDALVDELSAGGIEAVGFTADLSAPEEIPTLMQAIRERFGQIDVIEYGPIPGSHFTPAAELRPDALAQDIPLLLLTPLAIVQAVLAEWKQRGDGAFLMTTGATAVHPMPYWSGVGPLMAAARNWLYSLNGELAPAGIYAGTLSIAAFITGSEAAQAAATDPKAASFPVVDPADLADLYWDMYAKRDRVEEVHPDLKTS
- a CDS encoding MBL fold metallo-hydrolase, with translation MKIHHLNCGSVREIERTYEGPAAAHAVNHCLLLETDGDGLVLVETGLGLVDIADPDGVLGAGWVKASQPVLAEQETAIRQVEGLGFGAGDVRHIFLSHLDVDHCGGLPDFPEAQVHLLRAELEAALAQAPSARYRPAHWEHGPKWVQYAPEANDQWFGFSAQQAEGLSEEILMVPLGGHTEGHTGIAVRDGDDWLLHCGDAYYYHRELDDEPEPHPLLNWVQTTYETHHDLRLGTQARLRELVRAHGDQVTLIAAHDPWEFARLQQLQQPRGSERRVAKI
- a CDS encoding TetR/AcrR family transcriptional regulator, encoding MGEKGTQTRDSLLDATQDLIETAGYFGTGLNTVIAAAGAPRGSLYFHFPGGKDQLVTEALRRGGQEVSALMREVAEAAPDTAAAVTGLLDALADRLEASSWRKGCPVATVALDISASSDTLREVCSDIYRSWESALAARLSADGHPTPDDTATAILALIEGALLLARVHQQREPLERVKRVVATLL
- a CDS encoding SDR family oxidoreductase, which produces MPDTIVFGATGFIGRPLVRELLARGHHVAAAVRDARTSGDRLTAWLADHHTDTTHLTIVEADITTEHLGIPPDTLAGIRDVYNTAGRYAFGLTAAEAKAANVTGARHVVQWAAARPNLRRLVHISGYRVSGADSPPPDYRKLGAYEASKIEGDAVVRTRARELGVPLTIANPSTVIGEGQYIGLATMVADLWHGRLPALPGGRDVFVPVVTLDHLVQVLANIPEHEATAGQAYWILDDTTPNLPDLIRHIADHLGVKAPKRSIPVGLLRRLPRALTGADPETLSFLSTDRYPTAAANAFAKATGVRIPAVTDALNDWADHLVATRFGTVPEPREETRRVPVHDRAPGPDEPLR